One Tolypothrix bouteillei VB521301 DNA window includes the following coding sequences:
- a CDS encoding DUF3177 family protein, producing MPEVWFRPLVWIDYRVAVLFTVILPVILLLWAFVQKAEAIQRLLLIYWRVASLLAITIYLMIGGFGVSFISGLIARILIPVSLWFWIDLNDEIEYQPDGLLKLIFTSWRWGITVYCILGAFALIPFIVCAFSETAIATSYCRVWFEAPLMFKDYFHHDTKPGFLGFLGILGLVIYVLYLSYFVLIKLGKQGRSATPQ from the coding sequence ATGCCTGAAGTCTGGTTTCGTCCCCTAGTTTGGATAGACTACCGAGTAGCAGTATTGTTTACAGTTATTTTGCCTGTAATTCTGCTACTTTGGGCTTTTGTACAAAAAGCTGAAGCCATACAACGCTTACTTCTAATTTACTGGAGAGTCGCCAGTTTACTAGCCATTACGATATACTTAATGATTGGTGGATTTGGTGTTAGTTTTATCTCAGGATTGATAGCTCGTATTTTAATTCCCGTTTCATTATGGTTCTGGATAGATCTCAATGATGAAATAGAGTATCAGCCAGACGGACTTCTAAAATTAATTTTTACTTCATGGCGTTGGGGTATCACTGTTTACTGTATTTTAGGTGCATTCGCTTTGATACCTTTCATAGTTTGTGCTTTTTCTGAAACTGCGATCGCAACATCATATTGTCGCGTCTGGTTTGAAGCACCGCTTATGTTTAAAGATTATTTCCATCACGATACAAAACCAGGATTCCTTGGATTTCTTGGCATTCTTGGTTTAGTCATCTACGTGCTTTATTTAAGCTATTTTGTCCTTATTAAGTTAGGAAAGCAAGGACGCTCAGCAACACCTCAATAA
- the cbiD gene encoding cobalt-precorrin-5B (C(1))-methyltransferase CbiD codes for MVPGYTLPVFACASAMAALHWLHYRQAVLSVSVDLIEPGQVVDIPVEQVAGLSDNMALAIARSDPGDNLDITRNTPIWALVELGTQGKDGEKITIKGGEGIGKIVETGGKPAIYAYARRLLQENLQPMLAPEERITVTIILPEGRSLALRTSNAAFGVVEGLSLLGTTGISQPLSAPGQLEAFREQLQYKVSRFDCLVFCVGENGLDLARKLGIDREKLVKTANWLGPMLVEAALQNVKQILLFGYHGKLIKLAGGIFHTHHHLADGRRDILVAHCANVGLPTQDLQVVFNSSTAEAALVYLRSLHTSGGHDWVERVYTSIVQEIDSRSRDYIKNQIGEAGTLPYVGSVLFDRDRKVIVKSKTAHTLMAKLC; via the coding sequence ATGGTTCCTGGATATACTCTTCCTGTCTTTGCTTGTGCGTCTGCTATGGCTGCTTTGCACTGGTTGCATTACCGTCAAGCCGTACTTTCTGTATCAGTAGACTTGATTGAACCTGGCCAAGTGGTAGACATACCTGTAGAACAGGTTGCGGGGTTGTCCGACAATATGGCTTTGGCGATCGCTCGCTCCGATCCTGGAGATAATCTAGATATTACAAGAAACACTCCTATCTGGGCGTTGGTGGAGTTGGGAACACAAGGGAAAGATGGGGAGAAAATAACTATTAAAGGGGGAGAGGGAATTGGAAAAATAGTTGAAACTGGGGGGAAACCTGCTATTTACGCTTACGCTCGCAGGTTGTTGCAAGAGAATTTGCAGCCAATGCTTGCACCGGAAGAAAGAATTACTGTAACAATTATTTTACCAGAAGGCAGATCGCTTGCTCTTCGGACTTCTAACGCTGCTTTTGGTGTTGTTGAAGGTCTCTCTCTACTCGGAACAACAGGGATTTCTCAACCCTTAAGTGCTCCGGGTCAATTGGAAGCTTTTCGAGAACAGTTACAATATAAAGTATCCCGGTTTGATTGTTTGGTGTTTTGTGTTGGTGAAAATGGTTTAGATTTAGCGCGAAAACTAGGGATTGACCGAGAAAAACTGGTAAAAACAGCTAATTGGCTTGGTCCGATGCTTGTAGAAGCAGCTTTACAAAATGTTAAGCAAATCCTATTATTTGGATATCATGGCAAGCTCATAAAACTTGCGGGCGGAATCTTTCACACCCATCATCATCTTGCTGATGGACGTCGGGACATTCTAGTAGCTCATTGTGCTAATGTTGGTCTACCCACTCAAGACTTGCAGGTTGTGTTTAACAGCAGTACAGCAGAAGCAGCTTTGGTTTACCTCCGCTCTTTACATACATCTGGTGGTCATGATTGGGTAGAACGGGTATATACTTCTATTGTGCAAGAAATTGATTCTCGTTCGCGAGATTATATAAAGAACCAGATCGGTGAAGCAGGGACATTACCGTATGTTGGCTCAGTCCTTTTCGATCGCGATCGCAAAGTTATTGTAAAAAGCAAAACTGCACATACTCTCATGGCAAAACTATGTTAA
- the guaA gene encoding glutamine-hydrolyzing GMP synthase: MNTAVTLPTQQAPQTEESLRQLNRQIIVILDFGSQYSELIARRIRETQVYSEVLSYRTTAEALRQLNPKGIILSGGPKSVYDNGAPHCDPKIWDLGIPILGVCYGMQLMVQQMGGEVAKADRGEYGKASLHIDDPTDLLTNVEDGTTMWMSHGDSVINMPPGFEVLAHTENTPCAAIAEHKKKLYGVQFHPEVVHSIGGLALIRNFVYHICECEPTWTTAAFVEEAIREIRAKVGDKRVLLALSGGVDSSTLAFLLHKAIGDQLTCVFIDQGFMRKYEPERLIKLFREQFHIPVEYVNARERFLSALADVTDPEEKRRIIGHEFIRAFEETSKTLGPFDYLAQGTLYPDVIESADTNVDPQTGERVAVKIKSHHNVGGLPKDLRFKLVEPLRKLFKDEVRKVGRAIGLPEEIVQRHPFPGPGLAIRILGEVTAERLNILRDADLIVRQEINQRGLYHDYWQAFAVLLPIRSVGVMGDQRTYAYPIVLRIVQSEDGMTADWARVPYDVLEVISNRIVNEVKGVNRVVYDITSKPPGTIEWE; encoded by the coding sequence ATGAATACTGCGGTGACTCTACCCACACAACAAGCGCCTCAAACAGAGGAATCTTTGAGGCAACTCAATCGCCAAATCATTGTAATTCTAGACTTCGGTTCTCAATATTCCGAACTGATTGCTCGTCGAATTCGTGAAACACAGGTTTATTCAGAAGTCCTTTCCTATCGCACCACAGCTGAAGCACTACGTCAACTCAATCCCAAGGGAATCATCCTTTCGGGTGGACCAAAGTCAGTGTATGACAACGGCGCTCCCCATTGCGATCCAAAGATATGGGATTTAGGAATTCCTATTTTGGGTGTGTGCTACGGTATGCAACTCATGGTGCAACAAATGGGTGGAGAAGTGGCAAAAGCTGACCGAGGGGAGTACGGAAAAGCCTCTCTACATATAGATGACCCGACAGACCTGCTGACTAATGTCGAAGATGGCACAACTATGTGGATGAGCCACGGGGACTCAGTCATCAATATGCCACCTGGGTTTGAAGTGCTAGCACATACAGAAAATACCCCTTGTGCAGCCATCGCCGAGCACAAGAAAAAACTCTACGGGGTTCAATTTCATCCAGAAGTCGTTCATTCTATTGGTGGATTGGCTTTAATTCGTAACTTTGTGTACCACATATGCGAGTGCGAACCAACTTGGACGACGGCTGCTTTTGTAGAAGAGGCCATTCGAGAAATTCGCGCTAAAGTTGGTGACAAACGTGTATTGCTAGCACTTTCCGGAGGAGTCGATTCTTCTACTTTGGCATTCTTACTGCACAAAGCCATTGGCGACCAATTGACTTGTGTGTTCATCGACCAAGGCTTTATGCGGAAGTACGAGCCGGAGAGATTAATAAAACTGTTCCGAGAGCAGTTTCATATTCCCGTAGAATACGTCAATGCTAGAGAGCGTTTCCTTTCCGCATTGGCTGACGTTACCGACCCTGAAGAAAAGCGTCGGATTATCGGACATGAGTTTATCCGTGCATTTGAAGAAACCTCAAAAACTCTTGGTCCGTTTGATTATTTGGCACAAGGAACCCTCTACCCAGACGTGATCGAATCTGCCGATACTAATGTTGACCCGCAAACTGGGGAACGAGTCGCAGTCAAAATCAAGAGCCATCACAATGTTGGGGGATTGCCTAAAGATTTGAGATTTAAACTGGTGGAACCCCTACGGAAGCTGTTTAAAGATGAAGTCCGTAAAGTCGGACGTGCTATCGGTTTGCCAGAAGAAATCGTACAACGACATCCTTTTCCAGGACCGGGTTTGGCAATTCGCATCTTAGGTGAAGTCACTGCCGAACGCCTGAACATTTTACGCGATGCTGACTTAATCGTGCGTCAAGAAATTAACCAACGTGGTTTGTATCACGATTACTGGCAAGCTTTTGCTGTACTTCTTCCAATTCGCAGTGTGGGAGTCATGGGTGACCAACGTACCTATGCCTATCCCATCGTTTTGCGGATCGTACAAAGTGAAGATGGTATGACAGCAGACTGGGCGCGTGTCCCTTACGATGTTTTAGAAGTGATTTCCAACCGAATTGTTAATGAGGTAAAAGGCGTGAACCGTGTCGTTTACGATATCACTTCCAAGCCACCTGGAACTATAGAGTGGGAATAG
- a CDS encoding cation diffusion facilitator family transporter, whose product MTYDNRGAVQKVLIITLFLNIFVMALKAVVGYLTGSLSLQADALHSVTDSANNILGLVASRFSSPKPDREHPYGHQKFEAVGALGISAFLGIACFEILQGAVERIIHGGQMVRISPSELWILLIVLGVNIFVAFYERGVGQRVGSPILIADAKHTMSDIWVTISVIGGLIGVWLGVQWIDVALAFPVALLVFWSGWTVLTENLPWLVDRIAIAPEAIHAIAVSVPGVLNCHDIASRGVLGRQAFIEMHLIVDAADVETAHQITEEVERRLEERFHPVRILIHVEPPTYQSSHITF is encoded by the coding sequence ATGACCTACGATAATAGGGGTGCAGTACAAAAAGTTTTAATTATTACTTTATTCCTCAACATATTTGTGATGGCATTGAAAGCTGTTGTGGGATATTTGACAGGTTCTTTAAGCTTACAAGCTGATGCCTTGCACAGTGTGACTGATAGTGCCAACAATATTTTAGGATTAGTTGCTAGTCGGTTCTCTTCGCCAAAACCGGATCGCGAGCATCCTTACGGACACCAAAAATTTGAAGCAGTGGGAGCGTTAGGGATTTCTGCTTTTTTAGGCATAGCCTGTTTTGAAATTCTTCAAGGAGCAGTGGAACGAATCATCCATGGCGGTCAGATGGTTAGAATCTCACCATCAGAATTATGGATACTGCTGATAGTTTTAGGAGTCAATATTTTTGTAGCTTTTTACGAACGTGGTGTAGGACAGAGAGTTGGTAGCCCGATCCTGATTGCTGACGCCAAACACACCATGAGTGATATTTGGGTGACCATTTCCGTTATTGGTGGATTGATTGGTGTATGGTTGGGCGTTCAATGGATAGATGTAGCTTTAGCTTTTCCCGTCGCGTTGTTAGTTTTTTGGAGTGGTTGGACAGTTTTAACAGAAAATTTACCCTGGCTAGTTGACAGAATAGCGATCGCACCGGAAGCCATTCATGCGATCGCAGTTTCTGTTCCCGGTGTTCTCAACTGTCACGATATTGCTTCTCGGGGCGTTTTAGGTCGTCAGGCTTTCATTGAGATGCACTTAATCGTGGATGCAGCAGATGTAGAGACTGCTCATCAAATTACAGAAGAAGTAGAGAGGCGGTTAGAAGAACGGTTTCATCCAGTTAGAATTCTCATTCACGTCGAACCACCAACTTATCAATCCAGTCACATTACTTTTTGA
- a CDS encoding DUF4327 family protein, translated as MSVNTVPSISYYSLDVIQEEARRLVQRGLVSRQQPIYTLCQYIPAREWVCIECELEKCDFLLRDRIADLIGREQWEND; from the coding sequence ATGAGTGTGAATACGGTGCCTTCTATCAGTTACTATTCTTTAGACGTGATACAAGAGGAAGCACGGCGGTTAGTTCAAAGGGGCTTGGTTAGCAGACAGCAGCCAATCTACACCCTGTGCCAGTATATTCCAGCTAGAGAATGGGTCTGCATTGAATGCGAATTGGAAAAGTGTGATTTTTTATTACGCGATCGCATCGCCGATCTGATTGGTCGCGAACAATGGGAAAACGACTGA
- the rbfA gene encoding 30S ribosome-binding factor RbfA, producing the protein MATDRRVSRVAELIKREVSQMLLNGIKDDRVGTGMVSVTDVDVSGDLQHAKIYVSIYGSEEAKAETMAGLKSATGYVRSELGARVRLRRTPEVVFIEDRSIERGTKVLSLLNRLQEERKPERENNYDKDEES; encoded by the coding sequence ATGGCTACAGATCGCCGTGTTTCCCGAGTTGCTGAATTGATAAAACGGGAAGTTAGCCAAATGCTGCTCAACGGGATTAAGGATGACCGTGTGGGTACAGGAATGGTAAGTGTCACTGACGTTGATGTTTCTGGTGATTTGCAGCACGCCAAAATCTACGTCAGTATATATGGTTCGGAGGAAGCCAAAGCAGAAACAATGGCTGGGCTAAAGTCGGCGACAGGTTATGTCCGCAGCGAACTAGGTGCAAGAGTTCGCCTGCGTCGCACTCCAGAAGTCGTCTTTATTGAAGATCGTTCTATAGAACGCGGTACTAAAGTGCTGTCACTCTTAAACCGATTGCAGGAAGAACGGAAGCCCGAGCGAGAAAACAATTACGATAAAGATGAAGAATCTTAA
- a CDS encoding DUF751 family protein produces the protein MFEGFWANVFRYPRYLVTILLGVVLNAFSPLIPLFKRPVTLVALLGFFGASLVFVTLTLRAMLGLSSV, from the coding sequence ATGTTTGAAGGATTTTGGGCAAACGTCTTTAGATATCCCCGTTACTTGGTGACTATTCTCTTAGGAGTCGTGTTAAACGCATTTTCGCCTTTGATACCGTTATTTAAACGCCCAGTTACCTTAGTCGCTCTTTTGGGATTTTTTGGAGCTAGTCTTGTTTTCGTCACTCTGACTTTGCGCGCAATGCTGGGCTTAAGCTCAGTTTAG
- a CDS encoding HetZ-related protein produces MKANLANLPTPTPDFNREASTEQSQTIDTNALVQMLCQDMQPEVKTSLDCMEAVAKRIAREVERICEKSSRIKTSGQVTSWLVTLARHRLHKCLHYYQLGSKKGRVELHSQLGAMVYRHVATPNSDLGFDARYNLIEDFLQAFYLEAIKAFRRENELAEDYTPRTQLELAEYMAFTEQYAKRRINLPGGANQQLVILRAQGFARRLPQETTVDIERAVESGKTEDSESYQRNSAVQQVRSQMIAQPSFDPAEESERDRVISELVKYLESQGQSDCVDYLTLKLQDFSAPEIDQILGLTSRQRDYLQQRFKYHVEKFAKQHHWQLVHQWLGAGLEQKLGLSSQQWDIFLSQLTEQQRQILDLKAEKQSDQAIAKAVKCTPKQLQKRWTQLLELAWDIRNGNTEIQPG; encoded by the coding sequence ATGAAAGCTAACCTCGCCAATCTACCTACCCCAACACCAGATTTCAATCGCGAAGCTTCTACAGAACAATCCCAAACAATTGATACAAATGCTTTGGTGCAAATGTTGTGTCAGGATATGCAACCTGAGGTGAAAACATCACTGGATTGCATGGAAGCTGTAGCAAAGCGCATAGCCCGAGAGGTAGAACGTATTTGTGAAAAAAGTTCTCGTATTAAAACTTCCGGACAAGTTACGTCTTGGTTAGTCACTTTAGCTAGACATCGGTTGCATAAATGCCTGCATTACTACCAATTAGGTTCAAAAAAAGGTCGGGTAGAATTACACAGCCAACTGGGTGCTATGGTTTATCGCCACGTTGCCACACCTAACTCCGATTTAGGATTTGATGCCCGTTACAACCTAATTGAAGACTTTCTGCAAGCGTTTTATTTGGAAGCAATTAAAGCTTTCCGTCGGGAAAACGAATTAGCTGAAGATTACACACCTCGGACTCAATTAGAACTGGCAGAATACATGGCGTTTACCGAACAGTATGCCAAGCGTCGCATTAACTTACCTGGTGGTGCCAATCAACAGCTTGTGATACTGCGTGCTCAAGGTTTTGCTCGCCGTCTACCTCAAGAAACAACAGTTGATATTGAAAGGGCAGTTGAGTCTGGCAAAACTGAAGATTCCGAATCTTACCAACGGAATTCGGCAGTTCAACAAGTACGTTCTCAAATGATTGCACAACCGAGCTTCGATCCCGCTGAGGAATCCGAGCGCGATCGCGTCATTTCGGAATTAGTAAAATACTTAGAATCGCAAGGACAATCTGACTGTGTCGATTACTTAACATTAAAATTACAAGATTTTTCTGCTCCAGAAATCGATCAAATTCTCGGTCTTACCAGTCGTCAGAGAGATTATTTACAACAGCGTTTTAAATATCATGTGGAAAAGTTCGCAAAACAACACCACTGGCAATTGGTACATCAATGGCTCGGCGCTGGGTTGGAGCAAAAGTTGGGTTTATCATCTCAACAGTGGGATATATTTTTAAGCCAATTAACCGAACAGCAACGCCAAATACTAGACCTCAAAGCTGAAAAGCAAAGCGACCAAGCGATCGCTAAAGCTGTTAAATGTACCCCCAAACAACTACAAAAGCGCTGGACTCAACTGTTAGAACTTGCATGGGATATTCGGAACGGAAACACTGAAATTCAGCCCGGTTAA
- a CDS encoding L-threonylcarbamoyladenylate synthase yields MAKIFPVHPDNPQSRRIEEIQAELRRGAVMLYPTDTVYAIGCDLNVKSAVERVRQIKQLANDKPLTFLCPSLSNVTTYAFVKDTAYRIMKRLIPGPYTFLLPATKLVPRLVQNPKRKTTGIRVPNHTVCLALLMALENPIISTSAHVPSDDVDELLEVGTDPFLSRVEMFDRLDKLVDVIVDTGEEPTYEVSTILDLTGERPVLTRQGLGWEKAATLV; encoded by the coding sequence ATGGCAAAAATTTTTCCAGTTCATCCTGATAATCCGCAATCTCGACGAATAGAAGAGATACAAGCAGAATTGCGACGCGGCGCGGTGATGCTTTATCCTACTGACACGGTTTATGCGATTGGATGCGATCTAAATGTTAAGTCAGCAGTGGAGCGAGTGCGGCAGATCAAACAGTTAGCAAATGATAAACCGCTAACATTTTTGTGCCCCTCTCTCTCAAATGTCACCACGTATGCTTTTGTAAAGGATACAGCTTATCGAATTATGAAGCGTCTGATTCCCGGTCCGTATACGTTTTTACTACCTGCGACTAAGTTAGTACCGAGGTTGGTACAAAATCCGAAACGGAAAACGACTGGAATTAGAGTCCCAAATCACACCGTTTGCTTGGCACTGCTAATGGCATTAGAAAACCCAATTATTTCCACTTCAGCCCACGTGCCTTCAGATGATGTTGATGAGTTGCTTGAGGTAGGAACAGACCCTTTCCTCTCCCGCGTAGAAATGTTCGATCGCTTGGATAAACTGGTAGATGTGATTGTGGATACTGGCGAGGAACCCACTTATGAAGTCTCTACCATTTTAGACTTGACAGGAGAACGACCAGTTCTCACAAGACAAGGTTTGGGTTGGGAAAAAGCTGCAACGCTAGTATAA
- the larC gene encoding nickel pincer cofactor biosynthesis protein LarC, translated as MTKIAYFQCPTGISGDMCLGSLVSLGVPLEYLTENLNKLGIEGEYQIEAELVLRNGQQATKVHVNLTKHHHHDSQHSHHHGRHLPEIREMILKAELPSRAKAWSLAVFQQLAVAEGLVHGVPPENVHFHEVGAIDAIVDIVGTCLGLDWLLIESNEKELPLLYCSPQPVGGGTVKAAHGQMAVPVPAVLKLWEMRGCPVYSNGIERELVTPTGAAIVTTLAVNFGSPPPMTIKQVGLGAGSINLPIPNILRLWIGEADVSHSPSLETIAILETQIDDLNPQAIGYLFDTLFAAGAVDVFTQPIGMKKSRTGILLTVICHPENLSNCETILFRETTTLGIRRSTQQRAILSREIQPIEIEYGTVRVKVAWTGQEKDKAISNVQPEYEDCAELARKNNISWREIHRLALNQWYVQHKNQ; from the coding sequence ATGACTAAAATTGCTTATTTTCAGTGCCCAACGGGTATTTCAGGTGATATGTGCTTGGGCAGTTTGGTGAGCCTGGGCGTTCCTTTAGAGTACTTAACTGAAAACTTAAACAAGTTAGGAATTGAGGGTGAGTACCAGATCGAGGCAGAACTAGTCCTTCGCAACGGTCAACAGGCTACGAAAGTTCATGTGAACTTAACAAAGCACCATCACCATGACTCCCAACACAGCCACCATCACGGACGCCACTTACCTGAAATCCGCGAGATGATTTTAAAGGCTGAGTTACCATCACGTGCCAAAGCATGGAGTTTGGCCGTATTTCAACAATTGGCGGTAGCCGAAGGATTAGTGCATGGTGTTCCTCCCGAAAACGTTCATTTTCACGAAGTAGGTGCAATAGATGCAATTGTAGATATTGTTGGCACTTGTTTGGGACTAGATTGGCTTTTAATTGAAAGCAATGAGAAAGAATTGCCCTTACTATACTGTTCGCCCCAACCAGTCGGTGGAGGAACTGTCAAAGCAGCACACGGTCAGATGGCAGTGCCAGTACCAGCCGTCTTGAAATTGTGGGAAATGCGCGGTTGTCCGGTGTATAGCAACGGCATTGAACGGGAATTGGTGACACCAACTGGAGCTGCAATTGTCACAACCCTTGCAGTCAACTTTGGCTCGCCACCCCCAATGACCATCAAACAAGTAGGATTGGGAGCAGGTTCTATAAATTTACCAATACCAAATATTTTACGCTTGTGGATCGGTGAAGCAGATGTTTCCCACAGTCCAAGTTTAGAAACGATCGCAATTTTGGAAACCCAAATAGATGACTTGAACCCGCAAGCGATCGGCTACTTATTTGACACCTTGTTTGCAGCTGGTGCAGTGGATGTTTTTACCCAACCCATTGGCATGAAAAAATCCCGGACGGGAATTTTGCTAACTGTTATTTGCCATCCCGAGAATTTATCTAACTGTGAAACAATTTTGTTTCGTGAAACTACGACTCTAGGAATTCGCCGTTCTACTCAACAACGTGCCATTCTCTCAAGAGAAATTCAACCAATAGAGATTGAATATGGTACGGTACGTGTTAAAGTCGCATGGACGGGTCAGGAAAAAGATAAAGCCATTTCTAACGTACAACCGGAATACGAAGACTGTGCAGAATTAGCAAGAAAGAACAATATTTCCTGGCGGGAAATTCACCGACTGGCATTAAACCAGTGGTATGTTCAGCATAAAAACCAGTAG
- a CDS encoding DUF6658 family protein has product MNRLTAFLNKLRLRQILTVFLAGLLLIVSTACSNADVQGANPKNPAVQAGGANNPYKGGGDKYTNSKMSKSGLDQSSLQLKSPSIVATAVNKEVKLYPGAETPEGRAYKEAELPIKSAKDFQQPEPGGLIQRESSVVERAKDRLDTVGKAFQDASGFINDKADEASQRPELQKNPAVGK; this is encoded by the coding sequence GTGAACCGTTTAACAGCTTTTTTAAACAAACTGCGGCTGCGCCAGATTTTAACTGTATTTTTGGCTGGTCTATTGTTGATAGTAAGCACTGCTTGCAGTAATGCAGACGTTCAAGGTGCGAATCCAAAAAACCCCGCCGTACAAGCTGGTGGTGCAAACAACCCTTATAAAGGTGGTGGGGATAAATATACGAATTCAAAGATGTCCAAATCTGGGCTAGACCAATCGAGCTTACAGCTAAAGTCACCATCAATAGTCGCAACAGCTGTTAATAAGGAAGTCAAACTTTATCCTGGTGCTGAAACACCAGAAGGTAGAGCTTATAAAGAAGCAGAATTGCCTATCAAATCTGCTAAAGACTTTCAACAGCCCGAACCAGGTGGTTTAATTCAGCGTGAGTCGAGCGTTGTAGAACGCGCTAAAGACAGACTTGATACTGTTGGAAAAGCATTCCAAGATGCCTCAGGATTCATCAACGACAAAGCAGATGAAGCATCTCAGAGACCGGAATTGCAAAAGAATCCAGCAGTCGGTAAGTAG
- a CDS encoding lysylphosphatidylglycerol synthase domain-containing protein: MIKRILRWVILGGTLFFLAKALKDNWQGVAAVNIDALGWAILAIATGITLLAHIWAGWIWAWVLQDLNQPIRSSEFVQVYLKTNIAKYIPGNVWHYYGRILAAKNASISVEIATLSVLLEPLLMAAAALIIFLLTSQSIVSESTLYLHIIQLFCLLGVLCVLHPKFLNFGIAIVQRLKVKKSDSTPTSTPTLQHYPWRPLLGELGFVVLRAFGFVLTLFALSPLYWNHIPLLLGAFSFSWLLGFIIPGAPGGLGVFEATAIALLQSHFPPSLVISAVGLYRLISIFAETVGATLAWLDKRFSL; the protein is encoded by the coding sequence ATGATAAAGCGGATTTTACGCTGGGTAATTTTGGGTGGAACTTTATTTTTTTTAGCAAAAGCCCTTAAGGATAATTGGCAAGGGGTTGCGGCTGTTAATATTGATGCTTTGGGTTGGGCAATTCTAGCGATTGCAACAGGTATAACATTACTGGCACACATTTGGGCAGGTTGGATTTGGGCTTGGGTTCTTCAAGATTTAAATCAACCTATACGTTCTTCTGAATTTGTTCAAGTCTACTTAAAAACAAATATCGCTAAATATATACCGGGTAATGTTTGGCATTACTATGGACGAATCCTCGCAGCCAAAAATGCTAGTATCTCTGTAGAAATTGCAACTCTCAGTGTTTTGTTAGAACCACTGCTCATGGCTGCGGCTGCTTTAATTATTTTTTTGCTTACCAGTCAATCTATAGTTAGCGAATCGACCCTCTACTTGCACATAATACAACTTTTTTGCTTGCTGGGAGTTCTTTGCGTACTTCATCCGAAGTTTTTAAACTTTGGAATTGCCATCGTACAACGCTTGAAGGTCAAAAAGTCAGATTCTACTCCAACCTCAACTCCCACTCTTCAGCATTACCCGTGGCGACCTTTGTTAGGAGAACTGGGTTTTGTCGTTTTGCGTGCTTTTGGTTTTGTTTTAACTCTTTTTGCTCTAAGCCCTTTATATTGGAATCATATACCTTTGTTGTTGGGAGCTTTTAGCTTTTCTTGGTTGTTAGGGTTTATTATTCCGGGTGCGCCTGGTGGCTTGGGAGTATTTGAAGCCACTGCGATCGCACTCTTACAGTCTCATTTTCCACCCTCTTTAGTCATTAGTGCTGTTGGTCTTTATCGCCTTATTAGTATTTTTGCTGAAACTGTAGGAGCTACTTTAGCATGGCTTGATAAACGTTTTTCGTTGTAA
- the ndhL gene encoding NAD(P)H-quinone oxidoreductase subunit L, with protein MVVALLYLVLAGAYLLVVPAAVLLYLKFRWYVASSVERAFMYFLVFLFFPGLLLLSPVINYRPQRRQIEV; from the coding sequence ATGGTTGTAGCGCTACTGTATTTAGTTTTGGCAGGAGCTTATTTACTCGTCGTACCAGCAGCTGTCCTGCTGTATTTAAAATTTCGGTGGTACGTAGCTAGCTCTGTGGAACGTGCTTTCATGTACTTTCTAGTATTTTTGTTCTTCCCAGGTCTACTGCTTCTGTCGCCTGTTATCAACTATCGCCCCCAACGGCGACAAATAGAAGTTTAA
- a CDS encoding DUF3007 family protein, whose product MRRIDAIGIGFGIFLLGGLIYLSLQVAGIDGAQAGIWTQAVLFVGLIVWLLTYLFRAVGQKMTYHTQRQQYEDAFFKKRLEELSPEELAKIQAEIEQEEQSQV is encoded by the coding sequence ATGCGACGCATTGACGCTATTGGAATAGGTTTTGGCATTTTTCTATTAGGTGGCTTGATATATCTGTCACTACAGGTGGCTGGTATAGATGGCGCACAAGCTGGAATTTGGACTCAAGCCGTACTCTTTGTGGGATTGATTGTCTGGTTGCTAACCTATTTGTTCCGTGCGGTGGGTCAAAAAATGACCTACCACACACAACGCCAACAGTACGAAGACGCCTTTTTCAAAAAGCGATTGGAAGAACTGTCTCCTGAAGAATTAGCCAAAATTCAAGCTGAAATCGAACAAGAAGAACAATCTCAAGTGTAA